A window of the Synechococcus sp. M16.1 genome harbors these coding sequences:
- a CDS encoding CNNM domain-containing protein, giving the protein MAPNSDLLVLLLLVLVVLLGSALCSGVEAALLTVSPIRVHELAARERPVAGARRLAQLRQRLGRTLSALVIANNGFNIFGSLMLGGYAAWVFEQRNISGVALPVFSVGLTVLVILLGEILPKALGSRLALPVALASAPLLHWLGLVLRPLVLLLERMLPAITAEAELSTNEEEIRLLARLGSQKGEIEADEAAMIGKVFQLNDLTARDLMTPRVAAPTLDGSLSIEAQRAKLMSTNDPWWVVLGDQVDKVLGVASRERVLTALLENRGLLTPVDLCEPVEYVPEMIRADRLLTGFRRDSGGVRVVVDEFGGFVGVIGAESVLAVLAGWWRKPAA; this is encoded by the coding sequence ATGGCGCCCAACTCGGACCTCCTGGTGCTGTTGCTGCTGGTTTTGGTGGTGCTGCTGGGTTCGGCCCTCTGTTCCGGAGTGGAAGCCGCCCTGTTGACCGTGAGTCCGATCCGGGTGCACGAGCTGGCGGCCCGGGAACGTCCCGTGGCCGGGGCCCGGCGGCTGGCGCAGTTGCGTCAACGGCTGGGGCGCACCCTGTCGGCTCTGGTGATCGCCAATAACGGCTTCAATATTTTCGGCAGCCTGATGCTGGGCGGTTATGCCGCCTGGGTGTTCGAGCAGCGCAACATCAGCGGTGTTGCCCTGCCGGTGTTCTCGGTGGGACTCACCGTCCTGGTGATCCTGCTAGGTGAAATCCTGCCCAAAGCCCTCGGAAGCCGTCTGGCCCTGCCGGTGGCCCTGGCCAGCGCACCCCTGTTGCATTGGCTCGGCCTGGTGCTCAGGCCGCTGGTGCTGCTGCTGGAACGGATGCTGCCGGCCATCACCGCCGAAGCGGAACTCAGCACCAATGAAGAGGAGATCCGTCTGCTGGCTCGCCTGGGCTCCCAGAAGGGAGAGATCGAAGCCGATGAAGCCGCGATGATCGGCAAGGTGTTTCAGCTCAACGACCTCACCGCCCGCGACCTGATGACGCCGCGGGTGGCGGCGCCCACCCTGGACGGCAGCCTCAGCATCGAAGCCCAGCGGGCCAAGCTGATGAGCACCAACGACCCCTGGTGGGTGGTGCTGGGCGATCAAGTGGACAAGGTGCTTGGCGTGGCCAGCCGCGAGCGGGTGCTCACCGCCCTGTTGGAGAACCGCGGCCTGCTCACACCCGTTGACCTCTGCGAACCGGTGGAATACGTGCCCGAGATGATCCGGGCTGATCGGCTGCTGACGGGCTTCCGGCGCGACAGCGGTGGTGTGCGCGTGGTGGTGGATGAATTCGGTGGCTTTGTCGGCGTGATCGGTGCCGAATCGGTGCTGGCCGTGCTGGCCGGCTGGTGGCGCAAGCCGGCAGCATGA